A window of Streptomyces marispadix contains these coding sequences:
- a CDS encoding SAV_2336 N-terminal domain-related protein: protein MPEAETGRLGETLSILGLSGVDLDQQELLDVLWLARIMPTDGSEAPLAQEVAGGAGDFASGGQLGPLDVPSPPYDSATGPSRSESRGDLHSTAQSAAHTPQQPVQDEQSGAAPLRVPGNRALRSELRLTRALRPLKQRRPSSLRYEFDEEATVSALADTGLPDVRLHPERERWFNLALLVDDGMSMLLWQRLATELRTLTQRLGAFRLVDTYGLHTRGERAPMLRARPFRRDATLLHPRTAADPSGRTLLLVLSDGMGAAWRDGRMHETLADWARCGPTAVVHALPPQMWDGSGIRAAEWRLTTRRRGAANSEWHVYDPVLPMDPADRSPGYEFAAIGGVPVPVLEPAPGSMGVWAGFLASSGATARLSLLLSPTVARRRRDEGGIGTGSAPSAAREPDRGLHRLQHFRAAASPEAYRLAAHLAAVSPLSVPVMRLVQEGVPWPARTSHLAEVFLGGLLGLVEGQRSDGELPQHHVFDFTDEVRSALLDAVPTAELLATGRRISAYLEQLPSTAPDFAAWLAHSSGTARLVPNARPFASAGPRLAAHFGTGTDTDTGTDTGAPADAEGPGESTAEGPWEAPPEAPPGFPAEAVPPAEAHEDEDDDARAARLAGWVPLRERLTVGPYTLTSQHATAARAATYLGYDKEGNWAVVKTPYRDDVSASERMLRTEGEALSRMAGTYAPRLLTMETAEKPPGVADAWRPDSIWLAQERLTGNGRSMALTLQQYFHDRQFAPLSTALAVELGQHISNAVAHCHRSGMIHGDLTPSTILLTGDHRVVALTGWTSALIGGVEDPPAEQRMTVADNIRSLGVILSELSTWEEESCREIREVVDECKRPGGSHPTARHVTETFARWSDRRTPVLPDAGRPNLEGRTPRPQSPAPTTRFRLGSRRKREEERERKLSLIRTPVMTCYRIAVISLKGDVGKTTTTTALGSTLALERQDKVIAIDANPDAGTLGRRVRRETGATIRDLVTAIPYLNSYMDIRRFTSQAASGLEILANDVDPAVSTTFNDDDYRRVIDILGRHYPIILTDSGTGLLYSAMRGVLDLADQLVIISTSSVDGASSASTTLDWLSAHGYGDLVQRSITVISGVRETGKMIKVEDIVAHFQTRCRGVVTIPFDEHLSAGAELDLDMMRPKTREAYFNLAALVAEDFARQQQEQGLRPGKGDDPPSPTAPPLPGRRGRPPQP from the coding sequence ATGCCGGAAGCGGAGACCGGGCGGCTCGGCGAGACGCTCTCGATCCTCGGCCTCAGCGGGGTCGACCTCGACCAACAGGAGCTGCTGGACGTCCTGTGGCTGGCCCGCATCATGCCGACGGACGGCTCCGAGGCTCCGCTCGCCCAGGAAGTCGCGGGCGGAGCCGGGGACTTCGCGAGCGGTGGGCAGCTCGGTCCCCTCGACGTACCGTCGCCGCCATACGACTCCGCCACCGGTCCCTCCCGCTCCGAATCCCGCGGCGACCTGCATTCGACGGCTCAGAGTGCGGCGCACACACCCCAACAGCCCGTACAGGACGAGCAGTCGGGGGCGGCACCGCTGCGAGTGCCGGGAAACAGGGCGCTGCGGTCCGAACTGCGTCTCACACGGGCTCTGCGTCCGCTGAAGCAGAGGCGGCCGAGCAGCCTGCGCTACGAGTTCGACGAGGAGGCGACCGTCTCCGCTCTCGCCGACACCGGACTGCCGGATGTGCGTCTACATCCCGAGCGGGAACGGTGGTTCAACCTCGCGCTGCTGGTCGACGACGGCATGTCGATGCTGCTGTGGCAGCGCCTGGCCACCGAACTGCGCACGCTGACACAGCGGTTGGGTGCCTTCCGCCTCGTCGACACCTACGGCCTGCACACCCGGGGTGAGCGTGCTCCGATGCTGCGCGCCCGTCCGTTCCGTAGGGATGCGACGCTGCTGCACCCGCGGACGGCGGCCGACCCGTCCGGGCGGACGCTGCTGCTCGTGCTCAGCGACGGAATGGGGGCGGCCTGGCGGGACGGCCGGATGCACGAAACCCTTGCCGACTGGGCCCGATGTGGACCCACCGCTGTCGTACACGCCCTGCCGCCCCAGATGTGGGACGGCTCGGGCATACGGGCGGCGGAATGGCGGTTGACGACTCGGCGGCGTGGTGCTGCGAACTCGGAATGGCATGTGTACGACCCGGTCCTCCCCATGGACCCGGCCGACCGCAGCCCCGGCTACGAATTCGCCGCAATCGGCGGGGTTCCCGTGCCCGTGCTGGAACCCGCCCCGGGCTCCATGGGCGTCTGGGCCGGATTCCTCGCCTCGTCGGGCGCAACAGCACGGCTCTCCCTCCTGCTGTCGCCGACGGTGGCGCGGCGGCGGCGCGACGAGGGCGGCATCGGCACCGGAAGTGCGCCCTCCGCCGCGCGCGAACCTGACAGAGGACTGCACCGCCTCCAGCACTTCCGCGCTGCGGCGTCCCCCGAGGCGTACCGCCTGGCCGCCCATCTGGCCGCGGTCTCGCCGCTGTCCGTTCCGGTCATGCGACTCGTACAGGAGGGCGTCCCGTGGCCCGCCCGCACATCTCATCTCGCCGAGGTCTTCCTCGGCGGACTCCTCGGTCTCGTGGAAGGGCAGCGCAGCGACGGGGAGCTGCCGCAGCACCATGTCTTCGACTTCACCGACGAGGTCCGCAGCGCCCTACTGGATGCCGTGCCGACCGCGGAACTCCTCGCCACGGGGCGCCGCATCAGCGCCTACCTGGAACAACTCCCGTCCACCGCCCCCGACTTCGCGGCCTGGCTCGCACACTCCTCCGGCACGGCCCGGCTCGTACCGAACGCCCGCCCGTTCGCCTCGGCGGGACCTCGTCTCGCAGCGCACTTCGGCACGGGTACGGATACGGACACAGGCACGGATACGGGCGCCCCCGCCGACGCGGAAGGTCCGGGGGAGAGTACGGCAGAGGGCCCGTGGGAGGCGCCCCCGGAAGCCCCGCCAGGGTTCCCGGCGGAGGCGGTGCCGCCCGCAGAGGCCCACGAGGACGAGGACGACGACGCCAGGGCCGCGAGACTGGCGGGCTGGGTGCCGCTCCGCGAACGGCTCACGGTGGGCCCGTACACCTTGACCAGCCAGCACGCCACTGCGGCGCGAGCTGCCACGTACCTCGGATACGACAAGGAAGGCAACTGGGCCGTCGTAAAGACGCCTTACCGCGACGACGTTTCCGCTTCCGAACGAATGCTCCGCACCGAAGGAGAAGCCCTGTCGCGCATGGCGGGTACGTACGCACCGCGGCTTCTCACCATGGAGACGGCCGAAAAGCCTCCCGGCGTCGCCGACGCCTGGCGGCCGGACTCCATCTGGCTCGCCCAGGAGCGACTGACGGGGAACGGCCGCAGCATGGCGCTGACCTTGCAGCAGTACTTTCACGACCGCCAGTTCGCCCCTCTTTCCACCGCACTGGCCGTCGAACTCGGTCAGCACATCAGCAACGCCGTCGCTCACTGCCACCGCAGCGGAATGATCCACGGAGATCTGACCCCCAGCACGATTCTGCTCACCGGCGATCACCGGGTGGTGGCGCTGACCGGCTGGACATCCGCTCTCATCGGTGGGGTCGAAGATCCGCCCGCCGAGCAGCGGATGACCGTTGCGGACAACATTCGCTCGCTGGGCGTGATCCTCAGCGAGCTGTCCACGTGGGAGGAGGAGAGCTGCCGCGAGATCCGCGAGGTCGTCGACGAATGCAAGCGACCAGGCGGTTCGCACCCCACGGCACGACATGTCACCGAGACCTTCGCCCGGTGGTCGGATCGGAGGACGCCGGTCCTGCCGGACGCGGGGCGGCCGAACCTCGAAGGGCGTACGCCCCGCCCGCAGAGTCCGGCGCCGACCACCAGATTCCGCCTCGGCAGCAGGAGGAAGCGGGAGGAGGAGCGGGAGCGGAAGCTGAGCCTGATCCGTACACCGGTGATGACCTGCTATCGCATCGCGGTGATCAGCCTCAAGGGCGACGTGGGCAAGACGACGACCACCACGGCGCTCGGTTCGACGCTGGCGCTGGAGCGGCAGGACAAGGTCATCGCGATCGACGCGAACCCGGACGCGGGCACCCTCGGCCGTCGTGTGCGGCGCGAGACGGGTGCGACGATCCGCGACCTGGTGACGGCGATCCCGTATCTCAACAGCTACATGGACATCCGCCGCTTCACCTCGCAGGCGGCGTCCGGGCTGGAGATCCTGGCGAACGACGTCGACCCGGCCGTCTCCACGACCTTCAACGACGACGACTACCGCAGGGTCATCGACATCCTCGGCAGGCATTACCCGATCATCCTCACCGACTCGGGCACGGGCCTGCTGTACTCGGCGATGCGTGGAGTCCTCGACCTCGCCGACCAGTTGGTCATCATCTCCACGTCGTCCGTGGACGGTGCCAGCAGTGCGAGCACGACGCTGGACTGGCTGTCGGCGCACGGCTACGGGGATCTGGTGCAGCGCAGCATCACCGTGATCTCCGGTGTCCGCGAGACCGGCAAGATGATCAAGGTCGAGGACATCGTGGCCCACTTCCAGACGCGCTGCCGCGGTGTCGTCACCATCCCGTTCGACGAACATCTCTCCGCGGGTGCCGAGTTGGACCTGGACATGATGCGTCCCAAGACACGCGAGGCGTACTTCAACCTCGCGGCCCTCGTCGCGGAGGACTTCGCACGTCAGCAGCAGGAGCAGGGCCTGCGGCCGGGGAAGGGCGACGACCCGCCCTCGCCGACGGCCCCGCCGCTGCCCGGCCGGCGGGGGCGGCCTCCGCAACCCTGA
- a CDS encoding AAA family ATPase, translating into MRPNDVPPPEGNWRLFRGDGEPREPVMPPAPPWRRFTGVPRAEDQAEAASQSPPEPPPVPRYLISPKHADVVNAALHLRRPLLVTGSPGTGKSSLAWAVARELGLGDVLRWPINSRSTVQEALYRYDAVGRLRETALQREQGEYGPGIGSFVRLGPLGTALAPRSRPRILLIDELDKGDIDLPNDLLTVFEEGEFEIPELARLREEESAIDVATDHAGETTTVVRGNVRCTEFPVVVITSNGERDFPPAFLRRCVPLQLPTPDEEMLRAIVTAHLGAGVLAESEDLLESFLQRRAPGELATDQLLNAVFLRTSGADLSADDLLDSVLHQLGGTV; encoded by the coding sequence ATGCGTCCGAACGACGTCCCTCCCCCGGAAGGAAACTGGAGGCTCTTCCGTGGAGACGGCGAACCGCGCGAGCCGGTCATGCCGCCTGCTCCGCCCTGGCGCCGCTTCACCGGCGTCCCGCGGGCGGAGGACCAGGCCGAAGCAGCCTCGCAGTCCCCGCCCGAGCCGCCTCCCGTGCCCCGCTATCTGATCTCGCCCAAGCACGCCGACGTGGTCAACGCGGCACTGCACCTTCGGCGGCCCCTGTTGGTGACGGGCTCACCGGGCACGGGAAAGTCGTCGCTCGCCTGGGCGGTCGCCCGCGAACTGGGGCTGGGGGACGTCCTGCGCTGGCCGATCAACAGCCGGTCCACCGTGCAGGAGGCTCTCTACCGCTACGACGCGGTCGGACGGCTCCGTGAGACCGCGCTCCAGCGTGAACAGGGCGAATACGGGCCCGGCATCGGCTCGTTCGTACGTCTCGGACCGCTCGGCACCGCGCTGGCCCCCCGGTCCCGTCCGCGGATTCTTCTGATCGACGAACTCGACAAGGGCGACATCGACCTGCCCAACGATCTGTTGACGGTGTTCGAGGAGGGGGAATTCGAGATCCCCGAGCTGGCGCGGCTGCGCGAGGAGGAGTCGGCCATCGACGTCGCCACGGACCACGCCGGGGAGACGACCACGGTGGTACGGGGCAATGTGCGGTGCACCGAATTCCCCGTGGTGGTGATCACCAGCAACGGCGAACGCGACTTCCCTCCGGCGTTCCTGCGCCGCTGCGTACCGCTCCAACTGCCCACGCCCGACGAAGAGATGCTCCGCGCGATCGTGACAGCACACCTCGGAGCAGGCGTGCTGGCCGAGAGCGAGGACCTGCTGGAATCCTTCCTCCAGCGCCGCGCGCCGGGAGAACTCGCCACGGACCAGTTGCTCAACGCGGTATTCCTCCGTACCAGTGGAGCCGACCTGTCCGCGGACGACCTGCTGGACTCCGTACTGCACCAGCTCGGCGGGACGGTCTGA